Proteins co-encoded in one Gehongia tenuis genomic window:
- the gmk gene encoding guanylate kinase produces the protein MSVKGLLIVVSGPSGAGKGTVMKGILERDPNIRLSISATTRRPRETEQDGVHYFFKTREEFLALVDKKGFLEYAQVYDQYYGTPRAFVEEQLDAGRDVLLEIDVQGGMNVKKAFPEAVTVFLAPPSMTELERRIRFADTGTRDNIETRLEWARQEIAQIPRYGYCIVNDDINGSVEALAAIIRAEKLACWRRPELTQNILEGAMDQ, from the coding sequence ATGAGCGTGAAGGGACTTTTGATCGTGGTGTCCGGCCCGTCCGGCGCCGGCAAGGGCACGGTGATGAAGGGCATCCTGGAAAGGGACCCGAACATCCGCCTGTCCATATCCGCCACCACCCGGCGCCCCCGGGAGACGGAACAGGACGGGGTGCACTACTTTTTTAAGACCAGGGAGGAATTCCTGGCCCTCGTTGACAAAAAGGGCTTTTTGGAATATGCTCAAGTTTACGATCAGTACTATGGCACCCCACGGGCCTTCGTGGAGGAGCAGCTGGACGCGGGTCGGGACGTGCTGCTGGAGATCGACGTTCAGGGGGGAATGAACGTCAAGAAGGCCTTTCCCGAGGCCGTGACCGTGTTCCTCGCGCCGCCGTCCATGACGGAGCTGGAACGGCGCATCCGCTTTGCCGATACCGGTACCCGGGACAACATCGAGACCCGGCTGGAATGGGCCAGGCAGGAGATCGCCCAGATTCCCCGCTATGGGTACTGCATTGTGAACGACGATATCAATGGGTCGGTGGAAGCCCTCGCCGCCATCATTCGGGCGGAGAAGCTGGCTTGCTGGCGCCGGCCGGAGCTCACACAAAATATTCTTGAAGGAGCGATGGATCAATGA
- the def gene encoding peptide deformylase, which produces MAIRNIITEGDETLRKISRKQERFDERLWTLLDDMAETMREKDGVGLAAPQVGVLRQVIVIDWEGIIELVNPEIVYEEGQQELPEGCLSIPGLYGIVPRPYRVKVRAQDRNGDPIELEGEGRLATVFCHEIDHLKGRLMRDVMTRELTEDDDWEEEEEE; this is translated from the coding sequence GTGGCTATTCGCAACATCATCACCGAAGGGGATGAGACCCTTCGCAAAATTTCACGGAAACAGGAGCGTTTCGACGAACGGCTGTGGACTCTCCTCGATGACATGGCGGAGACCATGCGGGAGAAGGACGGCGTGGGCCTGGCGGCGCCCCAGGTGGGCGTGCTCCGCCAGGTGATCGTCATCGACTGGGAGGGTATCATCGAACTAGTCAACCCCGAGATTGTGTACGAGGAGGGACAGCAGGAGCTGCCTGAGGGCTGCTTATCCATTCCGGGTCTGTACGGCATAGTACCCCGGCCCTACAGGGTGAAGGTGCGGGCCCAGGACCGGAACGGAGACCCCATCGAACTGGAGGGGGAGGGCCGTCTGGCCACGGTGTTCTGCCATGAGATCGATCATTTGAAGGGCAGACTCATGCGGGACGTGATGACCCGGGAGCTGACGGAGGACGACGATTGGGAAGAAGAGGAAGAGGAATAA
- the ligA gene encoding NAD-dependent DNA ligase LigA — protein MKRMAELVEQLNDFAYRYYVLDDPAVSDGEYDKLFDELKRLEEETGEVLPASPTLRVGGEPLTNFVPHRHLAALYSMDKSKTFEEIAAWEERIRRLAPDAGEIAYTAEYKLDGLTINLTYDNGELVNAATRGNGVVGETILEQVKTIRSIPLTIPFKGRMEVQGEGIMRLSQLEAYNRAAAEPLKNARNGAAGALRNLDPKVTASRHLSAFFYSVGYIEGRSFETQREMMDFIRENRLPTSPYFKVLHTLEEAYDVFEEVREARPALDFLIDGVVLKVDSIPLQGRLGYTHRFPRWAMAFKFEAEEATTTIVDVTWEVGRTGKLTPLAHLEPVDIGGVTVKRATLNNAGDILRKRAAVGRRMFVRRSNDVIPEILGPAGEDEGEVRPIETPTHCPYCHSPVMEKGANLFCINSLNCRPQLVARLAHFASRDAMDIETFSEKTAELFVDELQMTDISELYGLKREDLLQLEGFKDKRADNLILAIAGSRNIPLERFVYALGIPNVGRKTARDLAERFESLEALMEADAETLAAVEGVGPVVAESIRDFFGEENIRSSIRRMLEAGVTPFYERAEAVGPFAGRKVVLTGSLERFTRGEAEELIESLGGETASSVSKNVDLVIAGEKAGSKLAKAEKLGIEVWDEETFLRHLPNRE, from the coding sequence ATGAAACGGATGGCCGAGCTGGTGGAGCAGCTGAACGACTTTGCCTATCGCTATTATGTGCTGGACGACCCCGCGGTGAGCGACGGGGAATACGATAAGCTCTTTGATGAGCTCAAAAGGCTGGAGGAGGAAACGGGCGAGGTACTGCCCGCGTCGCCCACCCTGCGGGTGGGCGGAGAACCGCTCACAAACTTCGTGCCCCACCGCCATCTGGCGGCCCTCTACAGCATGGATAAGTCCAAGACCTTCGAGGAGATCGCCGCGTGGGAGGAACGCATCCGGCGGCTGGCGCCGGACGCCGGGGAGATCGCATACACGGCGGAATACAAGCTGGATGGGCTCACCATCAACCTCACTTATGACAATGGAGAGCTGGTGAACGCCGCCACCCGGGGCAACGGCGTGGTGGGCGAGACCATTCTGGAACAGGTCAAAACCATCCGCTCCATTCCCCTCACCATCCCCTTCAAGGGGCGCATGGAGGTGCAGGGGGAGGGCATCATGCGGCTGTCCCAGCTGGAAGCGTACAACAGGGCCGCCGCCGAGCCCCTGAAGAACGCCCGGAACGGCGCGGCGGGCGCCCTCCGCAACCTCGATCCCAAGGTGACCGCCAGCCGGCATCTCAGCGCCTTCTTCTACAGCGTGGGCTACATCGAGGGGAGGAGCTTTGAAACCCAGCGGGAGATGATGGACTTTATCCGGGAGAACCGCCTGCCCACCTCCCCCTACTTCAAGGTGCTGCACACCCTGGAGGAGGCCTACGATGTCTTTGAGGAGGTGCGGGAAGCCCGGCCCGCTCTTGATTTTCTCATCGACGGCGTGGTGCTGAAGGTGGACAGCATTCCCCTTCAGGGGCGCCTTGGCTACACCCATCGGTTTCCCCGCTGGGCCATGGCCTTTAAGTTTGAAGCGGAGGAGGCCACCACCACCATCGTTGATGTGACCTGGGAGGTGGGCCGCACGGGCAAGCTCACGCCCCTCGCCCATCTTGAACCGGTGGACATCGGCGGGGTGACGGTGAAGCGGGCGACCCTGAACAACGCCGGGGACATTCTGCGCAAGAGGGCGGCCGTGGGACGCCGCATGTTTGTGCGGCGCAGCAACGACGTGATCCCGGAGATCCTGGGACCCGCCGGGGAGGACGAGGGCGAGGTCCGGCCCATTGAAACGCCCACCCACTGCCCCTACTGCCACAGCCCGGTGATGGAAAAGGGCGCGAATCTTTTCTGCATCAATTCGCTGAACTGCCGTCCCCAGCTGGTGGCGCGGCTCGCCCATTTCGCCAGCCGGGACGCCATGGACATTGAAACCTTCAGCGAGAAGACGGCGGAGCTTTTCGTGGATGAGCTCCAGATGACGGACATCAGCGAACTCTACGGCCTCAAACGGGAGGACCTATTGCAGCTGGAGGGGTTCAAGGACAAGCGGGCGGACAACCTGATCCTCGCCATTGCGGGGAGCCGGAACATTCCTCTCGAGCGTTTCGTCTATGCCCTTGGCATTCCGAACGTGGGCCGCAAGACGGCGCGGGACCTGGCGGAGCGGTTTGAAAGCCTGGAGGCCCTCATGGAGGCGGACGCCGAGACTCTGGCAGCCGTGGAGGGCGTGGGACCGGTGGTGGCGGAGAGCATTCGGGATTTCTTTGGCGAGGAGAACATCCGCTCCAGCATCCGCCGTATGCTGGAAGCGGGGGTTACGCCCTTCTATGAAAGGGCGGAGGCTGTGGGCCCCTTCGCCGGCAGGAAGGTGGTGCTGACCGGGAGCCTCGAACGCTTCACGCGGGGCGAGGCTGAGGAACTGATCGAGAGCCTGGGGGGCGAGACGGCCTCCTCGGTGTCGAAGAACGTGGACCTTGTGATCGCCGGGGAGAAGGCGGGCAGCAAGCTGGCCAAGGCGGAGAAGCTCGGCATCGAGGTGTGGGACGAGGAGACCTTCCTCAGGCATCTTCCGAACCGGGAATAG
- the fmt gene encoding methionyl-tRNA formyltransferase produces the protein MRIVFMGTPDFAVPSLRAMAEGGYEIAGVFCQPDRPKGRGKKLQKPPVKVLAEELGIPVYQFERIRRPEGVEALTYLAPDLVVTAAFGQILSKSILEIPPLGCINVHGSLLPAYRGAAPIQWAVMNGEKETGITLMYMDVGVDTGDMILQKHLEIGPDETAGELFDRLAPLGAQTLLEGLKLFEHGRAPAAAQDGTKATLAPMLNKEMGELDFSLSAAVLKNRIRGMNPWPGCYTYFEGQPLKIWRAEALPGKGEPGRVIAASPKEGLIVGAGEGCLKLVEVQGLSGKRMAAEAYLLGHAIRPGEVLGCHG, from the coding sequence ATGCGTATCGTGTTCATGGGTACGCCCGATTTTGCGGTGCCATCCCTCCGGGCCATGGCCGAGGGAGGCTATGAGATTGCAGGGGTGTTCTGCCAGCCCGACCGGCCGAAGGGCCGGGGCAAAAAGCTGCAGAAGCCGCCGGTGAAGGTGCTGGCGGAGGAGCTGGGGATTCCTGTATACCAATTTGAACGGATTCGGCGTCCTGAAGGCGTGGAAGCCCTTACATATCTTGCGCCGGATTTGGTGGTTACGGCGGCCTTTGGACAGATTTTATCGAAGAGCATTCTGGAGATCCCGCCCCTTGGCTGCATCAACGTCCACGGATCGCTCCTGCCCGCCTATCGGGGCGCGGCGCCCATTCAGTGGGCGGTGATGAACGGGGAAAAGGAGACGGGCATCACCCTTATGTACATGGATGTGGGCGTGGACACCGGGGACATGATCCTGCAAAAGCACCTCGAGATTGGGCCGGACGAGACGGCGGGCGAGCTGTTTGACCGTTTGGCGCCCCTCGGCGCCCAGACGCTTCTGGAAGGGCTAAAGCTTTTTGAGCATGGACGAGCTCCCGCCGCGGCCCAGGACGGGACAAAAGCCACTCTGGCGCCCATGCTGAATAAGGAGATGGGCGAACTGGATTTTTCCCTTTCCGCCGCGGTCCTGAAAAACCGCATTCGGGGCATGAACCCCTGGCCGGGCTGCTACACCTACTTTGAAGGACAGCCCCTCAAGATTTGGCGGGCGGAGGCGCTGCCGGGAAAGGGCGAACCGGGCCGGGTGATCGCCGCCTCCCCCAAGGAGGGCCTTATTGTAGGCGCCGGCGAAGGATGCCTGAAGCTTGTTGAAGTGCAGGGCCTTTCCGGCAAGCGGATGGCGGCGGAGGCCTATCTTCTCGGCCATGCCATCCGGCCGGGAGAGGTGCTGGGTTGCCATGGATAG
- the rpoZ gene encoding DNA-directed RNA polymerase subunit omega has translation MINHPPLTELMDMVDCRYTLVVETAKRARQLVDQEERAEEFEDAPQKHEVKAVSQAVEEIYEGKVTYQRVRDGIK, from the coding sequence ATGATCAATCACCCGCCGCTGACGGAACTGATGGACATGGTGGACTGCCGCTACACCCTGGTGGTGGAGACGGCCAAGCGCGCCCGCCAACTGGTGGACCAGGAGGAACGGGCCGAGGAATTCGAGGACGCCCCGCAAAAGCATGAGGTGAAAGCGGTCTCCCAGGCCGTGGAGGAGATCTACGAGGGCAAAGTGACCTATCAAAGGGTGCGGGACGGCATCAAATAA
- the rsmB gene encoding 16S rRNA (cytosine(967)-C(5))-methyltransferase RsmB, translating into MDRARMTVYRVLYRVLEEGSYLHLALKEQLERDRLNARDRAFATQLIHLVLTHRARLDYALAPYLVGKRVKGDARTLMRMGACQIMLMRLPHRAAVDSTVELCRELRKNSYGGFMNGVLRNLVRGLDAIAYPEDPLGYLTIYWSIPEFVAKMWLKRYGVAGALSLAESLAKPRGICVCAWDQVEFMEFAEKHGLEYVRGRVSPYAFYLRGRSALDAARLIMGEGAQMAALAMDVQPGERVLDACAAPGGKTVIMAEAGGEVTALELHENRKNMMEVRLAARNTPRVACFTGDAALYRPEWEQAFDRVLVDAPCSGLGTLAQKPDIKWRLVPDDLTALADLQLSILTACGHYVKAGGTLVYSTCTLSEQENDGVVRAFLAERPEFELDDLSPYFPERMEEAAKRGFVELRPDLEGTEGFFIARMRRRS; encoded by the coding sequence ATGGATAGGGCGAGAATGACGGTCTACCGGGTGCTCTATCGGGTGCTGGAGGAGGGAAGCTATCTCCATCTCGCCCTCAAGGAGCAGCTGGAACGGGACCGGCTGAACGCCCGGGACCGGGCCTTCGCCACTCAGCTCATTCATCTCGTACTCACCCATCGGGCCAGGCTGGATTATGCTCTTGCGCCTTATCTTGTGGGCAAGCGGGTCAAGGGGGACGCCCGGACGCTGATGCGCATGGGCGCGTGCCAGATCATGCTGATGCGCCTGCCTCACCGGGCGGCGGTGGATTCCACGGTGGAGCTGTGTCGGGAGCTGCGCAAGAACTCCTACGGAGGATTCATGAACGGGGTCTTGCGCAATCTGGTGCGCGGCCTCGATGCTATCGCCTATCCCGAGGACCCACTGGGGTATCTGACCATCTATTGGAGCATCCCCGAATTCGTGGCGAAGATGTGGCTCAAGCGCTATGGCGTGGCCGGGGCGCTTTCCCTTGCGGAGAGCCTGGCCAAGCCCAGGGGCATCTGTGTGTGCGCCTGGGACCAGGTGGAATTCATGGAATTTGCCGAGAAGCACGGCCTCGAATATGTGCGGGGCCGGGTATCGCCCTACGCCTTTTATCTCCGGGGCCGGAGCGCGCTGGACGCGGCCCGGCTGATCATGGGCGAAGGCGCCCAGATGGCGGCCCTCGCCATGGATGTGCAGCCAGGAGAGCGGGTGCTGGACGCCTGTGCGGCGCCCGGCGGCAAGACGGTGATCATGGCCGAAGCGGGCGGCGAAGTGACCGCTCTTGAGCTCCATGAAAACCGCAAAAACATGATGGAGGTGCGGCTGGCCGCCCGAAACACGCCGAGGGTGGCATGCTTTACGGGCGATGCCGCCCTGTACCGTCCCGAATGGGAACAGGCCTTTGACCGGGTGCTGGTGGACGCGCCCTGTTCCGGGCTGGGTACGCTGGCCCAAAAGCCGGATATCAAGTGGCGCCTGGTGCCAGACGATCTGACGGCGCTGGCGGACCTCCAACTGTCCATTCTCACTGCCTGCGGGCACTATGTTAAAGCCGGCGGAACGCTGGTCTATTCCACCTGTACGCTCTCGGAACAGGAGAATGACGGCGTGGTCCGCGCCTTTCTTGCCGAGCGTCCTGAATTTGAGCTGGACGATCTTTCGCCGTATTTTCCGGAGCGCATGGAGGAAGCGGCAAAGCGGGGCTTTGTGGAGCTGCGACCGGACCTTGAGGGCACGGAGGGATTCTTTATTGCCCGGATGAGGAGGCGTTCATGA
- a CDS encoding DUF370 domain-containing protein, translated as MDVKLINIGFGNMISAGRMVAVVGPESAPVKRLVQEARERGMLIDATVGRKTRAVMMMDSGHIVLSTSHPSTIQNRVNAAEEEGE; from the coding sequence ATGGACGTAAAGCTGATCAATATCGGATTTGGCAACATGATTTCCGCCGGCCGGATGGTGGCGGTGGTGGGGCCGGAATCGGCGCCGGTGAAACGGCTGGTTCAGGAGGCCAGGGAGCGGGGTATGCTGATCGATGCCACCGTGGGCCGCAAGACCCGTGCCGTGATGATGATGGACAGCGGGCATATCGTTCTTAGCACCTCCCATCCCAGCACCATCCAAAACCGGGTCAACGCCGCCGAGGAGGAGGGGGAATGA
- a CDS encoding YicC/YloC family endoribonuclease, producing MQSMTGYGRASAAADGREITVELKSVNHRFLDINIRLYRSLGFLEDTIRTKLQGALSRGHVDVYLQYKNTREDARDVTLNEALASAYKRAFDKAAEVSGLSSDIALSHLIAQPDVLTLSEREEDQEAVKALLMEALGKALTELIAMRGAEGERMKNDLLAHAELLEEIVGKTAALAPGVVTEYRDRLRQRMEELLKEVPLDEARLVNEVAFFADRCAIDEELARLRSHIEQFRDMLLEEQPVGRKLDFIVQEMNREMNTIASKASNKDVTAQAVEGKSEIEKLREQVQNIE from the coding sequence ATGCAGAGCATGACCGGATACGGCCGGGCCAGCGCCGCGGCGGATGGCCGGGAGATCACCGTGGAACTCAAGAGCGTCAACCACCGATTCCTCGACATCAACATCCGGCTGTACCGAAGTCTGGGCTTTTTGGAGGATACCATCCGAACAAAGCTGCAGGGCGCCCTGTCCCGAGGCCATGTGGACGTCTACCTGCAATATAAAAATACCCGGGAGGACGCCCGGGACGTGACCTTGAACGAGGCGCTGGCCTCCGCCTACAAAAGGGCCTTCGACAAGGCCGCCGAAGTGAGCGGCCTTTCGTCCGATATCGCCCTGTCCCATCTCATCGCCCAGCCCGACGTGCTCACGCTGAGCGAACGGGAGGAGGACCAGGAGGCGGTGAAGGCGCTCCTGATGGAAGCGCTGGGCAAAGCTTTGACGGAGCTCATCGCCATGCGGGGCGCGGAAGGGGAGCGGATGAAGAACGATCTTCTCGCCCACGCGGAGCTGCTGGAAGAAATCGTGGGGAAAACCGCGGCGCTGGCGCCGGGCGTGGTCACCGAATACCGCGACCGCCTGCGCCAGAGGATGGAGGAGCTTTTAAAGGAAGTGCCGCTGGACGAGGCGCGGCTGGTGAACGAGGTGGCCTTCTTTGCCGACCGGTGCGCCATCGACGAGGAACTGGCCCGGCTCCGAAGCCATATCGAGCAGTTCCGGGACATGCTCTTGGAGGAGCAGCCGGTGGGCCGGAAGCTTGATTTCATCGTGCAGGAAATGAACCGGGAGATGAACACCATCGCCTCCAAGGCGTCGAACAAGGACGTGACCGCCCAGGCCGTGGAGGGCAAAAGCGAGATCGAAAAGCTGCGCGAACAGGTGCAGAACATCGAATAA
- the coaBC gene encoding bifunctional phosphopantothenoylcysteine decarboxylase/phosphopantothenate--cysteine ligase CoaBC has translation MNMAKTVVLGVTGGIAAYKACELTSLLVKAGVEVYGILTENAAKFVSPMVFESLTRHEWVVDMFERPSHRDIEHISLAQRADLFLIAPATANFMAKMAAGIADDMLTTTVLATKAPVLVAPAMNVNMWENPVTQRNFADLKGLGVHFVEPAVGRLACGDVGRGKLAPVEEIYEAAMDLLEPRRDLEGLKVLVTAGPTREAIDPVRFIGNHSSGKMGYALAERAKARGASVTLITGPVEIAPPSGVTVVPVTTTEEMLQAARTAFPEADITIKAAAPADFRAKYPRTEKIKKEADRDDFVLELVKNPDIAKTLGEMKKPGQVLVGFAAETGSLFTNARAKVLSKHLDFIVANDVTRAGAGFGTDTNIVTLIDGEGDGVELPLMDKKAVADRVLDEALAVHRRKNG, from the coding sequence ATGAACATGGCAAAAACGGTGGTTTTGGGCGTGACCGGCGGCATCGCGGCCTATAAGGCCTGCGAACTCACCTCCCTTTTGGTGAAGGCGGGGGTGGAGGTCTACGGTATTTTGACGGAGAATGCTGCAAAATTCGTATCGCCTATGGTTTTTGAGAGCCTCACCCGCCATGAGTGGGTGGTGGATATGTTTGAGCGGCCCAGCCATCGGGACATCGAGCACATCAGCCTGGCTCAAAGGGCGGATCTTTTTTTGATCGCGCCCGCCACGGCCAACTTCATGGCCAAGATGGCGGCGGGAATCGCCGATGATATGCTGACCACCACCGTGCTGGCAACAAAAGCGCCGGTGCTTGTGGCGCCGGCCATGAATGTGAACATGTGGGAGAACCCGGTCACCCAGCGCAACTTTGCGGATCTCAAAGGGCTGGGTGTCCATTTTGTGGAACCCGCCGTGGGACGCCTGGCCTGCGGGGACGTGGGCCGGGGCAAGCTGGCCCCGGTGGAGGAGATTTACGAGGCGGCCATGGACCTGCTGGAACCAAGAAGGGACCTTGAGGGGCTGAAGGTGCTGGTCACCGCGGGGCCCACCCGGGAGGCCATCGATCCGGTGCGCTTTATCGGGAACCATTCCTCCGGCAAGATGGGCTATGCTTTGGCGGAGCGGGCGAAGGCGCGGGGCGCGTCGGTGACGCTCATCACCGGCCCGGTGGAAATCGCGCCGCCCAGCGGGGTGACGGTGGTTCCCGTGACCACGACAGAGGAGATGCTGCAGGCGGCCAGGACGGCCTTTCCCGAGGCGGATATCACCATCAAGGCGGCCGCGCCGGCGGACTTCCGGGCGAAATATCCGAGGACCGAGAAGATCAAGAAGGAAGCGGACAGGGACGATTTCGTTCTGGAGCTGGTGAAGAACCCGGACATCGCGAAGACCCTGGGCGAGATGAAAAAGCCCGGCCAGGTGCTGGTGGGCTTCGCGGCGGAAACGGGCAGTCTTTTCACGAACGCCCGGGCCAAGGTCTTGAGCAAGCACCTGGATTTCATCGTGGCCAACGATGTGACCCGGGCGGGCGCGGGCTTTGGCACCGATACCAACATCGTGACCCTGATCGACGGGGAAGGCGATGGGGTGGAGCTGCCCCTGATGGATAAGAAGGCGGTGGCCGACCGGGTGCTGGATGAGGCGCTGGCGGTGCACCGGCGAAAGAACGGATGA
- the priA gene encoding replication restart helicase PriA, producing the protein MDIASASVDRVFDYRVPSAMQEPGWRVRVPFGPREIEGYVIALSETTELDKSKVRDIAAVLDETPALLPEMIDLARWMQKKYHCRLVDALRLMIPAQMRGGRVREKTVRMARLAVSRETALAEAERLSRRAPVQAAILKTLAEGDKTLAALAEMHASANSAARALSSKGLLAFENKPIRRMPYQSLMGDGSEALELLPAQRAAADQIGAALRGEPGAPFLIRGITGSGKTEVYFESIAETLKLGRSAIVLVPEISLTPQMVQRFTRRFGPLCAVLHSRLSVGERYDEWQRIRAGEARVVIGARSAVFAPAERLGLIVVDEEHELSYRSETQVRYDAVEVAEARCAMAGAVLVMGSATPSIVRFHGAESGKYRLLTLESRAMGELPEVTVVDMCQELLGGNRSIFSRTLYRRLKGCLDRKEQAILFLNRRGYFTFVSCRECGHVMQCEHCDVSLTYHMSERKLKCHYCGYEAELPKTCPECGSPYIRHFGSGTQKVEEEVHKLFPDTRILRMDADTTAGKEGHLKILSAFEKGEADVLIGTQMVAKGLDFPRVTLVGVVAADATLFYPDFRSSERTFQILTQVAGRSGRGERKGSVVVQSYQPGHPSVRYAKNHDYLGFYGREIGQRELGQYPPFGMFVRFVYTGTDGAALARHTETLKAAFDGYFETHDRPLLLTARPCPRERIKEKYRYEVLLKLALPLKGDILEDLYHIYEQNRAAEEFSVMEVDPVSML; encoded by the coding sequence GTGGATATCGCGAGCGCCTCGGTGGACCGGGTGTTCGACTACCGCGTTCCCTCCGCTATGCAGGAGCCGGGCTGGCGGGTGCGGGTGCCCTTCGGGCCCCGGGAGATCGAGGGCTATGTGATCGCCCTCTCCGAGACCACGGAGCTTGACAAGAGCAAGGTGCGGGACATCGCGGCGGTGCTGGATGAGACGCCGGCGCTGCTGCCGGAGATGATCGATCTGGCCCGCTGGATGCAGAAAAAGTACCATTGCCGGCTGGTGGATGCTCTGAGGCTCATGATTCCGGCCCAGATGCGGGGCGGCCGGGTGCGGGAAAAGACGGTGCGTATGGCGCGGCTGGCGGTTTCCCGGGAGACGGCCCTCGCCGAGGCGGAGCGTCTCTCGCGGCGGGCGCCGGTGCAGGCGGCCATCCTGAAGACGCTGGCGGAGGGGGATAAGACCCTGGCCGCTCTCGCCGAAATGCACGCCTCGGCAAACTCGGCAGCAAGAGCGCTTTCAAGTAAGGGCTTACTAGCCTTCGAGAACAAGCCTATACGGCGTATGCCCTATCAAAGTTTAATGGGGGATGGCAGCGAGGCGCTGGAGCTTTTGCCCGCCCAGCGGGCGGCGGCGGATCAAATCGGGGCGGCCCTTCGCGGGGAGCCGGGAGCGCCCTTCCTCATCCGCGGCATCACGGGCAGCGGAAAGACGGAGGTCTACTTTGAGTCCATTGCCGAGACGCTGAAACTGGGCAGGTCCGCCATCGTGCTGGTGCCGGAGATCTCCCTCACCCCCCAGATGGTGCAGCGGTTCACCCGGCGTTTCGGCCCCCTCTGTGCGGTGCTTCACAGCCGCCTTTCGGTGGGCGAGCGCTACGATGAGTGGCAGCGCATCCGCGCCGGGGAGGCCCGGGTGGTGATCGGCGCCCGGTCGGCCGTGTTTGCGCCGGCGGAGCGGCTGGGCCTCATCGTGGTGGACGAGGAACACGAGCTCAGCTACCGTTCGGAGACCCAGGTACGCTACGATGCGGTGGAGGTGGCGGAGGCGCGCTGCGCCATGGCGGGCGCCGTGCTGGTCATGGGCAGCGCCACCCCCAGCATTGTCCGCTTCCACGGGGCGGAGTCGGGAAAATACCGGCTCCTCACCCTGGAAAGCCGGGCCATGGGCGAACTGCCCGAGGTGACGGTGGTGGACATGTGCCAGGAACTCCTGGGAGGCAACCGCTCCATCTTCAGCCGCACCCTTTACCGGCGGCTCAAGGGCTGCCTGGACCGGAAGGAGCAGGCCATCCTTTTTTTGAACCGCCGGGGCTACTTCACCTTCGTTTCCTGCCGGGAGTGCGGGCATGTGATGCAGTGCGAGCACTGTGACGTGTCCCTCACCTATCACATGTCCGAGCGGAAGCTGAAATGTCATTACTGCGGCTACGAGGCCGAGCTTCCCAAGACATGCCCGGAATGTGGAAGCCCTTACATCCGCCATTTTGGCAGCGGTACGCAAAAAGTCGAAGAGGAGGTTCATAAGCTCTTTCCCGACACCCGCATTCTCCGCATGGATGCGGACACCACGGCGGGCAAGGAGGGGCATCTCAAGATTCTCTCCGCCTTTGAGAAGGGGGAAGCGGACGTTCTTATCGGCACCCAGATGGTGGCCAAGGGTCTGGACTTCCCCAGGGTCACGCTGGTGGGTGTGGTCGCCGCCGACGCCACGCTGTTCTACCCGGATTTCCGGAGCAGCGAGCGCACCTTTCAGATTCTCACCCAGGTGGCGGGCCGGTCCGGCCGGGGGGAGCGAAAGGGTTCGGTGGTGGTGCAGAGCTATCAGCCGGGCCATCCAAGCGTGCGCTATGCAAAGAATCACGATTACCTGGGTTTCTATGGCCGGGAGATCGGACAGCGGGAGCTGGGCCAGTATCCGCCCTTTGGGATGTTCGTGCGCTTCGTCTATACCGGCACGGACGGCGCGGCGTTGGCCCGGCATACCGAGACGCTGAAGGCGGCCTTCGACGGCTACTTTGAGACCCATGACAGGCCCCTGCTGCTGACGGCACGGCCCTGCCCCCGAGAGCGGATCAAAGAAAAATATCGTTACGAAGTGCTCCTGAAGCTGGCACTTCCTCTCAAAGGGGATATTTTGGAGGATTTATACCATATCTATGAACAAAACCGGGCTGCAGAAGAGTTTTCCGTGATGGAAGTGGACCCGGTTTCAATGTTATAA